From a single Herpetosiphon gulosus genomic region:
- a CDS encoding lantibiotic dehydratase, with the protein MTDVYQSSIVIAADQPVQPTWQPASPVLVRLAGTSYKHLHNLKFERTISLFQVILRQQRWLDNHTQAIVDVLYGLIGTTQGSLKSSLVALKRDIFNRRLPLRSDVASLRNLDHPNLRGQVLRFRRTLQQLQRAWREARLVFEQELQAKRRLLQQSYAQPAFQKAVQVASSTLASSLPRYINADPSQLRSRERKTEVGAYQYLMRMAGKTSPFSHFGPLVLGSADPKLAQPVAIEGQMPQARAVSQLRRSVGGAIRNALVRIPAIKADLPLRLNPSSFVDGESLVFSRLRQQLDDPNQYFASWQRRGKRSPLLDSVLAVFADQQQLSHAELLELLQTQHPELAPAKLAQTINQLLASGLLFYNLDLPSDYRDPLLALVDQLADVPSTEAGQVRELLQSLAESAQAYAQATVAQRWQLEQSMRQTIDQILAFAPELKQTSSQLGQLIVEDVVWDDLAVHLGQPLLATLASDLAPVLECGFQRDGRGPAQSWLLDIFTHAFGEGGQTDTILGFAPEYNRLSAHSSELPMPRINAIQQRQRRYGQFLHQALDAEREARECILDPQAFWQLAADFGQHNHYGSTSIQFQVAASSQAALAQGDYLVVLNYTLPGFGRFLTRYLSLLPTPSWQNYVQSAWQPLHNNAQAVPAEIVSVLEHNAQVHVPFTKHVIVPPDEPSYRSQSIQHGVGDLSLAHDPVADQLRIYRRHADGSQQELLPLYMGFLHMVSLPILQRVLAQLSPSSYHMEQLRPREQTLVSRKQPTNAISHTPRLRIGRLVLQRESWNVPTAAIPSSVANDEFMSFFNWYSWAEQAGLPSEVFVRIQRPLSSKHLNMWTNHKPLALDFENYFSIQMLRHVIADDQVSLTLEEMLPSPQQQWFDLDQEPYVIEFQVEFNRGGSV; encoded by the coding sequence ATGACTGATGTCTATCAATCAAGCATTGTGATCGCCGCTGATCAACCTGTCCAACCAACCTGGCAGCCTGCTTCGCCTGTTTTGGTGCGCCTGGCTGGCACGAGCTACAAGCATTTACATAACCTGAAGTTTGAGCGCACGATTAGCCTGTTTCAAGTGATTTTGCGCCAGCAACGTTGGCTCGATAACCATACCCAGGCAATTGTTGATGTGCTCTACGGATTAATTGGCACAACCCAGGGTTCGCTCAAAAGCAGTTTGGTGGCCCTGAAACGCGATATTTTCAATCGCCGTTTGCCCTTGCGCAGCGATGTTGCCAGCTTGCGCAATCTGGATCATCCAAACTTGCGCGGGCAAGTCTTGCGGTTTCGCCGCACGTTACAGCAATTACAACGGGCTTGGCGCGAGGCTCGGTTGGTATTTGAACAAGAATTACAAGCCAAACGCCGTTTGTTGCAACAAAGCTATGCCCAACCAGCTTTTCAAAAAGCGGTGCAAGTCGCCAGCTCAACCTTAGCCAGCAGCTTGCCGCGCTATATCAATGCCGACCCCAGCCAGTTGCGCAGCCGTGAACGCAAAACCGAAGTTGGAGCCTACCAATATCTGATGCGCATGGCCGGTAAAACCAGCCCATTTAGCCATTTTGGTCCCTTGGTGCTTGGCTCGGCTGACCCGAAATTAGCCCAACCAGTCGCGATTGAAGGCCAAATGCCGCAAGCGCGGGCGGTCAGCCAACTGCGGCGCTCGGTAGGTGGGGCAATTCGCAATGCCTTGGTGCGCATTCCGGCAATCAAGGCCGATTTGCCCTTGCGCTTGAATCCGAGTAGCTTTGTTGATGGCGAGAGTTTGGTTTTTTCGCGCTTGCGCCAACAACTTGATGACCCCAACCAATACTTCGCTTCATGGCAACGTCGTGGCAAACGTTCGCCCTTGCTCGATAGCGTGTTGGCAGTTTTTGCCGATCAACAGCAATTGAGCCACGCCGAATTGTTGGAACTTTTGCAAACCCAACATCCCGAGTTAGCTCCCGCCAAGCTTGCCCAAACGATCAACCAATTGCTCGCCAGCGGCTTGCTCTTTTACAATTTGGATTTACCCTCGGATTATCGTGATCCGCTACTGGCGTTGGTTGATCAATTGGCCGATGTTCCCTCAACTGAAGCTGGGCAAGTTCGCGAATTATTACAAAGCTTGGCTGAATCGGCCCAAGCGTATGCCCAAGCCACAGTTGCTCAACGTTGGCAGCTTGAGCAAAGCATGCGCCAAACCATCGATCAGATCTTGGCTTTTGCGCCAGAATTGAAGCAAACCAGCAGTCAACTTGGTCAGCTAATCGTTGAAGATGTAGTTTGGGATGATTTGGCGGTACATTTGGGTCAGCCATTATTGGCAACTTTGGCCAGCGATTTGGCTCCAGTTTTAGAGTGTGGTTTTCAGCGCGACGGGCGTGGCCCAGCCCAAAGTTGGCTGCTCGATATTTTCACCCATGCCTTTGGCGAAGGCGGCCAAACCGACACTATTCTAGGCTTTGCGCCCGAATACAATCGGCTTTCGGCTCATTCAAGCGAGCTGCCAATGCCGCGGATTAACGCTATTCAACAACGTCAACGCCGTTATGGCCAGTTTTTGCACCAAGCGCTTGATGCCGAGCGCGAAGCCCGTGAATGTATACTTGATCCCCAGGCATTTTGGCAGCTTGCCGCCGATTTTGGTCAACATAATCACTATGGCTCAACCAGCATTCAATTTCAGGTGGCCGCGAGCAGCCAAGCAGCCCTGGCCCAAGGCGATTATTTGGTGGTTTTGAATTACACCTTGCCGGGCTTTGGGCGTTTTCTGACCCGCTATTTGAGCTTGTTGCCTACGCCAAGCTGGCAAAACTATGTGCAATCGGCGTGGCAACCATTGCACAATAATGCCCAAGCTGTGCCAGCCGAAATCGTGTCGGTGCTCGAACATAACGCTCAAGTGCATGTGCCATTTACCAAGCATGTGATTGTGCCGCCCGATGAGCCAAGCTATCGTTCGCAATCAATTCAACATGGCGTTGGCGATTTGAGCCTTGCCCATGATCCAGTTGCTGATCAATTGCGGATTTATCGCCGCCACGCTGATGGCAGCCAACAAGAGCTTTTGCCCTTGTATATGGGCTTTTTGCATATGGTTTCGTTGCCAATTTTGCAACGAGTGCTGGCCCAACTTAGCCCAAGCAGCTATCACATGGAGCAATTGCGACCGCGTGAGCAAACTCTCGTTTCGCGCAAGCAACCAACCAATGCCATCAGTCATACGCCGCGCTTACGGATTGGCCGCTTGGTATTGCAACGCGAAAGCTGGAATGTGCCAACCGCCGCGATTCCTAGTAGCGTCGCCAATGACGAATTTATGAGCTTTTTCAACTGGTATAGCTGGGCTGAACAAGCAGGCCTACCAAGCGAAGTGTTTGTACGCATCCAACGGCCACTCAGCAGCAAACATCTCAATATGTGGACTAACCACAAACCACTGGCGCTTGATTTTGAAAATTATTTCAGCATTCAGATGTTGCGCCATGTGATTGCTGATGATCAAGTCAGTTTGACCCTTGAAGAAATGCTGCCCAGCCCGCAGCAGCAGTGGTTTGATCTTGATCAAGAACCCTATGTGATTGAATTTCAGGTTGAGTTTAATCGGGGAGGCAGTGTATGA
- a CDS encoding lantibiotic dehydratase C-terminal domain-containing protein yields the protein MSLAVLNGKIYYSPQNISEPYDPRADRLIAEAWTPLFDQLHEQIELITWLRFAEGGYQLRIACFADEHVLREFAIPLIRERFTAYFAQNPDLCGDAQPLSAHAAILNRKLGLDTDVQALAQPGTIQLEISHDLSIGRDHDSLEDLQHYYALQTVIARATLDVIPHTTDLVARKIFIRIFLDELLHAGFLQSYEISQLLERLRQTWVDYFEFPLEFILQSDALVAQSLERHWRFHQQPLAQRLSLLPEALHAVVQNGLAGLQRYAGPVIKRNQQQELARSSYAALSSLFHLTHNRLSVSIAEEAHLCSLLLSLERQRQQQPDQTLQQLLVNQY from the coding sequence ATGAGTTTGGCAGTGCTGAATGGCAAAATTTACTATAGCCCGCAGAATATTAGTGAGCCATACGATCCGAGAGCTGATCGATTGATTGCTGAAGCGTGGACTCCGCTGTTTGATCAATTGCACGAACAGATTGAGTTGATTACTTGGTTGCGCTTTGCTGAAGGCGGCTATCAGCTGCGCATCGCCTGTTTTGCTGATGAGCACGTTTTGCGCGAGTTTGCGATTCCGCTGATTCGTGAGCGCTTTACGGCCTATTTTGCCCAAAATCCTGATTTGTGTGGCGATGCCCAGCCACTTTCGGCCCATGCTGCGATTCTCAATCGCAAATTGGGGCTGGATACCGATGTACAGGCTTTGGCTCAGCCTGGCACAATTCAACTTGAAATCAGCCATGATCTCTCAATTGGGCGCGATCACGATTCGCTGGAAGATTTGCAGCACTACTATGCGTTGCAAACCGTAATTGCTCGCGCCACGCTCGATGTAATTCCGCATACAACCGATTTGGTGGCCCGCAAAATCTTCATTCGAATCTTTTTGGATGAACTGTTGCACGCGGGATTTTTGCAAAGTTACGAAATTAGCCAGTTGCTTGAGCGCTTGCGCCAAACCTGGGTCGATTATTTTGAATTCCCACTAGAGTTTATTTTGCAATCGGATGCGTTGGTGGCCCAGTCGCTAGAACGCCATTGGCGTTTTCATCAACAGCCGTTGGCCCAACGCCTTAGTTTATTGCCTGAGGCGTTGCATGCAGTGGTGCAGAACGGGCTGGCAGGTTTACAACGCTATGCTGGGCCCGTGATTAAGCGCAATCAACAACAAGAATTGGCGCGTTCGAGCTACGCCGCGCTTTCGTCGTTGTTTCATCTGACCCATAACCGCCTGAGCGTGAGCATCGCTGAGGAAGCTCATTTATGTAGCCTGTTGCTCTCATTGGAGCGCCAGCGCCAACAACAACCTGATCAAACGCTGCAACAACTGCTAGTGAACCAATATTAA
- a CDS encoding thiocillin family RiPP: MSDVKNLIDAEVTAAETELFADELEEHVSNAAAACVSSLGSLSTSGTICTVSTFCTAGVAEK; encoded by the coding sequence ATGTCAGATGTAAAAAACTTGATCGACGCTGAAGTGACCGCCGCCGAAACCGAATTGTTTGCTGATGAGTTGGAAGAGCATGTAAGCAACGCCGCCGCCGCCTGTGTTTCATCGTTGGGTTCGCTCAGCACCTCAGGCACGATTTGTACCGTCAGCACCTTCTGTACCGCCGGTGTCGCTGAAAAATAG
- a CDS encoding TOMM precursor leader peptide-binding protein — protein sequence MDQLYSTLVATHQQWLFAQGLHEHRSARLLLVTDAVMAQALLARLGQLPLAQVTVAALSSTDHGPISQQIRELTSTFPIQLLARPFAAGGLGLLLSRYHAAALITQRPYPAVAEALNQASLRAATPWTALSLWGAQITLGPTILPNHTACYACYQARLRSCETRNDVWQARDGFLRRQQHALFQPSLAALNQLAASYGLAEIERLLLGQQPPLALGREVQWDSFNLGVSRNHVEPFENCSACGGQQNTTWIGHDQLAQVVAKLSLQAREVAL from the coding sequence ATGGATCAACTTTATTCAACCCTTGTGGCAACCCATCAGCAATGGCTGTTTGCCCAAGGTTTACACGAACATCGTTCAGCTCGCTTGCTCTTGGTGACCGACGCAGTGATGGCGCAGGCACTCTTGGCTCGCTTGGGGCAACTGCCCTTAGCCCAGGTGACCGTCGCTGCCTTGTCCAGCACCGATCATGGCCCAATTTCGCAGCAGATTCGCGAATTGACTAGCACTTTTCCAATTCAGTTGCTAGCGCGACCCTTTGCTGCTGGTGGTTTGGGCTTGCTACTCAGTCGTTATCACGCCGCAGCATTAATCACTCAGCGGCCTTATCCGGCGGTGGCCGAAGCGCTGAATCAAGCCAGTTTACGTGCTGCCACGCCATGGACTGCTCTCAGTCTGTGGGGTGCACAAATTACCCTAGGGCCAACGATTTTGCCCAATCACACCGCCTGTTATGCCTGCTATCAAGCACGATTGCGCTCGTGTGAAACTCGCAACGATGTGTGGCAGGCGCGTGATGGCTTTTTACGACGGCAACAACACGCTTTATTTCAACCCTCGCTGGCGGCGCTCAATCAATTGGCTGCTAGCTATGGCTTGGCCGAAATCGAGCGCTTATTACTTGGTCAACAACCACCGTTGGCGCTGGGTCGCGAAGTTCAATGGGATAGCTTCAATCTTGGGGTGAGCCGCAATCATGTTGAGCCATTTGAAAACTGTTCAGCTTGTGGTGGTCAGCAAAACACCACTTGGATTGGTCATGATCAATTGGCTCAGGTGGTGGCCAAATTAAGCTTGCAAGCTCGCGAGGTGGCATTATGA
- a CDS encoding thiocillin family RiPP, giving the protein MSDVKNLIDAEVTTAETELFADELEEHVTNAAAACVSSLGSLSTSGTICTVSTFCTAAIEAQ; this is encoded by the coding sequence ATGTCAGATGTAAAAAACTTGATCGATGCTGAAGTGACCACCGCCGAAACCGAATTGTTTGCTGATGAGTTGGAAGAGCATGTAACCAATGCAGCCGCTGCCTGTGTCTCATCGTTAGGTTCGCTCAGCACCTCAGGCACGATTTGTACCGTCAGCACCTTCTGCACCGCCGCCATCGAAGCCCAATAA
- a CDS encoding nitroreductase family protein: MSEHFFGAGVSASSYIHEWTSLQRGNPLPEPNQSASPWCSSLFEAKAKIALPAAYPTHLNYQQLINQRQSLREYADRPVNVADLATFLEHASRPFNPATKPLSLLAPLMLKSDDLALGGYVYNPAAHQLAVLRTADPLETLQRYCFQREFLQAPLIVLVLTSLPSAINQAGDRGYRQALLDAGAHLQRLYVAAQRVGMVGCATGSVIQGQLARWLGFDDYQTQVLIGFAAGYPHKEQTHD; this comes from the coding sequence ATGAGCGAACATTTCTTCGGTGCTGGCGTGAGTGCCAGTTCCTATATTCACGAATGGACCAGCCTGCAACGAGGCAACCCACTGCCTGAGCCAAATCAGTCAGCTAGCCCATGGTGTTCGAGCTTGTTTGAAGCCAAGGCCAAAATCGCGCTACCAGCGGCGTATCCTACTCATTTGAACTATCAACAATTGATTAATCAACGCCAAAGTTTGCGCGAATATGCTGACCGTCCGGTGAATGTGGCCGATTTAGCGACCTTTTTGGAGCACGCCAGTCGCCCGTTCAACCCAGCCACCAAGCCCTTGAGTTTGCTTGCGCCGCTGATGTTGAAATCTGATGATTTGGCCTTGGGTGGCTATGTTTATAATCCAGCTGCCCATCAATTGGCCGTATTGCGCACCGCCGATCCGCTGGAAACATTACAACGCTATTGCTTTCAACGCGAATTTTTGCAAGCGCCATTGATTGTATTAGTGCTGACTTCGCTGCCCAGCGCAATCAATCAAGCTGGTGATCGTGGCTATCGCCAGGCCTTGCTTGATGCTGGCGCACATTTGCAGCGTTTGTATGTTGCAGCTCAGCGCGTCGGCATGGTCGGTTGTGCCACTGGCAGCGTGATTCAAGGCCAATTAGCCCGTTGGCTCGGCTTTGACGACTATCAAACACAGGTTTTAATCGGTTTTGCTGCTGGCTATCCTCACAAGGAGCAAACTCATGACTAA
- a CDS encoding thiocillin family RiPP: MADVKNLIDAEVTAAETELFADELEEHVTNAAAACVSSLGSLSTSGTICTVSTFCTAAIEAQ; this comes from the coding sequence ATGGCAGATGTAAAGAATTTGATCGATGCTGAAGTGACCGCCGCCGAAACCGAATTGTTTGCTGATGAATTGGAAGAGCATGTAACCAATGCTGCCGCCGCCTGTGTTTCATCGTTGGGTTCGCTCAGCACCTCGGGCACGATTTGTACCGTCAGCACCTTCTGTACTGCCGCCATCGAAGCTCAATAA
- a CDS encoding thiocillin family RiPP — protein sequence MSDVKNLIDAEVTAAETELFADELEEHVTNAAAACVSSLGSLSTSGTICTVSTFCTAAIEAQ from the coding sequence ATGTCAGATGTAAAAAACTTGATCGACGCTGAAGTGACCGCCGCCGAAACCGAATTGTTTGCTGATGAATTAGAAGAGCATGTAACCAATGCCGCCGCTGCCTGTGTCTCATCGTTAGGTTCGCTCAGCACCTCAGGCACGATTTGTACCGTCAGCACCTTCTGCACCGCCGCCATCGAAGCCCAATAA
- a CDS encoding YcaO-like family protein, with translation MSKTFLSIDDILTRVAPLVNPRTGILGTATELPRTPGNPTIPVYSTNIHCAELAMAEAPAGTGVFLEREWAKAKSYCEALERYCNVKHAHQNFIVATRQELGIEAVDLELFPRCSDAEYRNPANPTTPPSNHQPMRWVEGYSLISGQPMYVPAIGVYVGMQPEYAGETFTTSISTGTALAASYEQAIVTGIGEAIERDALSIAWWQKLALPQVDLREFSDPAFQERLSRVEAAQIQSYFFDATTDLGVATIYAVQVAPHGRLRTMVMSATRTNPLALPSKVLDESAASRIGIEHSLSQPLPFDPADYRTFMRLSDGAAYYADAATAPAFDFLFEQTRWRTLDQLPRLDHPDPAVEAQRLIDIFRRAGLELIVVDLTLPALREVGLYTIKVVAPQLMPFSCNYNARFLATPRLYSVPERMGYPVLAEADLNHWPQPFA, from the coding sequence ATGTCAAAGACGTTTTTATCAATTGATGACATTTTGACGCGGGTTGCGCCGTTGGTGAATCCGCGAACCGGAATCTTGGGCACTGCGACCGAATTACCGCGCACACCTGGTAACCCGACAATTCCAGTCTATAGCACCAACATTCATTGTGCCGAGCTGGCTATGGCCGAGGCTCCAGCGGGCACAGGCGTATTTTTGGAACGGGAATGGGCTAAAGCTAAATCCTATTGTGAAGCGCTCGAACGTTATTGCAATGTCAAGCATGCGCATCAAAATTTTATTGTGGCGACCCGCCAAGAGTTGGGTATCGAAGCGGTTGATTTGGAGTTATTTCCCCGCTGTTCTGATGCTGAATATCGTAACCCTGCTAACCCAACTACGCCGCCGAGCAACCACCAACCCATGCGCTGGGTCGAAGGCTATTCGCTAATTTCAGGTCAGCCGATGTATGTTCCAGCGATTGGGGTCTATGTTGGCATGCAGCCCGAGTATGCTGGCGAAACCTTTACCACCTCGATCTCAACCGGCACGGCCTTGGCTGCTAGCTACGAACAAGCGATTGTAACTGGAATTGGCGAGGCGATCGAACGCGATGCCTTGAGTATTGCCTGGTGGCAAAAATTGGCCCTGCCACAAGTTGATTTGCGCGAATTTTCCGATCCAGCCTTCCAAGAACGTTTGAGTCGGGTCGAAGCAGCCCAAATTCAGAGCTATTTTTTTGATGCAACTACTGATTTAGGCGTTGCGACGATTTATGCAGTGCAAGTTGCACCCCATGGTCGGCTGCGCACAATGGTGATGTCGGCCACCCGCACCAATCCATTGGCCTTGCCCAGCAAAGTGCTCGACGAATCGGCGGCCTCGCGGATTGGCATCGAGCATTCGTTGAGCCAGCCGCTACCCTTTGATCCTGCCGATTATCGCACCTTTATGCGCTTGAGTGATGGTGCTGCTTACTATGCCGATGCGGCTACTGCTCCCGCTTTTGATTTCTTGTTTGAGCAAACTCGTTGGCGCACGCTCGACCAACTGCCACGGCTCGATCATCCTGATCCTGCGGTCGAAGCCCAGCGCTTGATCGATATTTTTCGGCGGGCTGGGCTGGAACTGATTGTGGTTGATTTGACCTTGCCAGCTTTGCGCGAAGTTGGTTTGTATACGATCAAAGTGGTTGCGCCGCAATTGATGCCCTTCAGTTGTAACTATAATGCCCGCTTTTTGGCTACGCCGCGCTTGTATAGCGTGCCGGAGCGCATGGGCTACCCAGTTTTGGCCGAAGCTGACTTGAACCATTGGCCTCAGCCATTTGCCTAG
- a CDS encoding M50 family metallopeptidase, producing the protein MTNPALTLNDFAALEASSDYRPHVVDDVQVSPFSQQQTSQYVVGRPASPSFMRTNVVGVRILELLNGQRSIEQLQIEMQQRYGIEVSIEKIRHFCDLCARHRLLVHETWVNTTPDSEEAPRLGRRSGFYWTLIRGDSFIEQIVAWQRWWWNPITWLLMFGLLGVGLTYIITKGVMLVSPLMLAHPDASKHLIFWLFGLFLVEIATHELAHAVACRMAGAKPAGFGMGLLWWFIPIFFTDTSDIYRVPSKYRRASVAAAGPLVDALWFGVVASLLWLLPRDSLAYEIAFAYSGIPALLCLINLNPFVSRMDGYWIITNLLEQPNLRHRTVRNMVNNVRGWFGATPIIDPLSEQQSGRWQWAYNLYALASLLWTIFFMVNIGFHFASYGFTILRMYAAAL; encoded by the coding sequence ATGACTAACCCCGCTTTAACGCTGAATGATTTTGCTGCGCTTGAGGCCAGCAGCGACTATCGCCCGCACGTTGTTGATGATGTGCAAGTTTCGCCCTTCAGCCAACAGCAAACCAGCCAATATGTGGTTGGTCGCCCAGCTTCGCCCTCGTTTATGCGCACCAACGTGGTTGGCGTGCGCATTTTGGAATTGCTGAATGGTCAGCGCTCAATCGAGCAGCTGCAAATCGAAATGCAGCAACGTTATGGGATTGAAGTCAGTATCGAAAAGATTCGCCATTTTTGCGATTTATGTGCTCGCCACCGTTTATTAGTCCATGAAACCTGGGTCAACACAACTCCCGATTCAGAAGAAGCGCCACGTTTGGGTCGCCGTAGTGGTTTCTATTGGACGCTGATTCGCGGCGATAGTTTTATTGAACAGATTGTGGCGTGGCAGCGCTGGTGGTGGAATCCAATCACTTGGCTGTTGATGTTTGGTTTGTTGGGCGTGGGCCTGACCTACATCATAACTAAAGGCGTGATGCTGGTTTCGCCCTTGATGTTAGCCCACCCCGATGCGAGCAAACACTTGATTTTCTGGCTATTTGGGCTATTTCTGGTCGAGATTGCAACCCACGAATTGGCCCATGCTGTGGCTTGCCGCATGGCTGGAGCCAAACCAGCAGGCTTTGGGATGGGCTTGCTCTGGTGGTTTATCCCGATTTTCTTCACCGATACCAGCGATATTTACCGTGTACCGAGCAAATATCGGCGGGCTTCGGTGGCGGCGGCTGGCCCCTTGGTCGATGCACTCTGGTTTGGGGTGGTTGCTAGTTTGCTCTGGCTCTTGCCGCGCGATAGTTTGGCCTATGAAATTGCCTTTGCCTATAGCGGCATCCCAGCCTTGCTCTGTTTGATCAACCTCAATCCATTTGTTTCACGCATGGATGGCTATTGGATTATCACCAATCTGCTGGAGCAGCCTAATTTGCGCCACCGTACCGTGCGCAACATGGTCAACAACGTTCGTGGTTGGTTTGGCGCTACACCAATTATCGACCCGCTGAGTGAGCAACAATCGGGGCGTTGGCAATGGGCTTATAACCTATATGCCTTGGCTTCATTGCTCTGGACGATTTTCTTTATGGTCAATATCGGCTTTCATTTTGCCAGCTACGGCTTCACGATTTTGCGCATGTACGCCGCAGCGCTATAA
- a CDS encoding thiocillin family RiPP — protein sequence MSDVKNLIDAEVTAAETELFADELEEHVTNAAAACVSSLGSLSTSGTICTVSTFCTAAIEAQ from the coding sequence ATGTCAGATGTAAAGAACTTGATCGATGCTGAAGTGACCGCCGCTGAAACCGAATTGTTCGCTGATGAGTTGGAAGAGCATGTAACCAATGCTGCCGCTGCTTGTGTCTCATCATTGGGTTCACTCAGCACCTCAGGTACGATTTGTACCGTCAGCACCTTCTGCACAGCTGCAATCGAAGCTCAATAG
- a CDS encoding nitroreductase family protein has protein sequence MTMAIDLHSQLQSDPQVQIPTRPRISDEIARVWHNEQLLLLLGGPQDVVLRGKAVRNLLPQLLPLLNGLNTRETIGERLTQFKSATIDDTLQLLHVQGVLEEGPLPSNTLDPQVARAFSQQLAFYSRFVDQTRVCRNRYEVLQRLQATRLLLIGGERLVAPLLDQLAQAGLGRATWLASSAPTTTYALPHLALDLQVPQADELLAAVDRWLAEHDDGLICLVTSTAQAELTQALNQRAIQAQTRFTRLWLHPQHIELGPTTFAGEAGCYACAEQVDSHEPQLSEPTAPLSLNEQLALSQASLLVGNLISGLTPVITGGVRYLLDPTTLEFVAQSVHRLVLCPVCGQPNLDAPRDLLVGASHFENLPLWYHANTDERSYAIFPKAHQQHYAPKNAIAIVSGAKGYTNSQRHALSELQGQWQPDPTVDLSAQLPAQTTIAPLAWLFEQAFVRKPATQVIAAGQRFVPSGGNLASQTVYLLNHKLSNLAAGIYHLNQHDASLEAIRPLFGWDEISKAFSSDPLHQQTLGLIVLTAAIGRVEGKYGAKSYRIALYDCGVAAQAIEFLAGAAGWQIEQISTFYDQELRDLLQVYSPSETPLLVLRLVAPNPEVLQ, from the coding sequence ATGACCATGGCAATTGATTTACACAGCCAACTCCAGAGCGATCCGCAGGTGCAAATTCCAACCCGCCCACGAATATCTGATGAAATTGCCCGCGTTTGGCATAACGAACAGCTGTTGTTGTTGCTGGGCGGGCCGCAAGATGTGGTGCTGCGTGGCAAAGCGGTGCGCAATCTGTTGCCGCAACTCTTGCCCTTGTTGAATGGTCTTAACACCCGTGAAACGATTGGCGAACGTTTGACCCAATTCAAGTCTGCAACAATTGACGATACCTTGCAGTTGTTGCATGTGCAGGGGGTGCTCGAAGAAGGCCCGTTGCCAAGCAATACGCTTGATCCACAAGTTGCCCGTGCGTTTAGCCAACAACTAGCTTTTTACAGCCGCTTTGTTGATCAAACGCGGGTCTGTCGCAATCGCTATGAAGTGCTGCAACGTTTGCAAGCAACGCGCTTGTTGTTGATTGGTGGCGAACGTTTGGTTGCGCCACTGCTGGATCAATTGGCCCAAGCTGGCTTAGGCCGCGCAACTTGGCTGGCCAGTTCAGCTCCAACTACCACCTATGCCCTGCCACATTTGGCGCTTGATCTTCAAGTTCCTCAGGCTGATGAATTACTTGCAGCGGTTGATCGTTGGCTAGCTGAACATGATGATGGATTGATCTGTTTGGTAACGAGTACAGCGCAGGCTGAATTAACTCAGGCGCTCAATCAACGGGCGATTCAAGCCCAAACTCGCTTTACCCGACTTTGGCTGCACCCCCAGCATATTGAGCTTGGCCCCACCACCTTTGCTGGCGAAGCTGGCTGTTATGCCTGTGCCGAGCAAGTTGACAGTCACGAACCGCAATTAAGCGAGCCAACCGCGCCGCTGAGCCTCAATGAGCAATTAGCCTTGAGCCAAGCAAGTTTGCTGGTTGGTAATCTGATTTCGGGCTTGACTCCAGTGATTACCGGTGGCGTGCGTTATCTGCTTGATCCAACGACGCTCGAATTTGTGGCGCAATCGGTGCATCGTTTGGTGTTGTGCCCAGTCTGTGGTCAGCCCAACCTTGATGCGCCCCGCGATCTATTGGTGGGCGCGAGCCATTTTGAGAATTTACCGCTATGGTATCACGCCAACACCGATGAGCGCAGTTACGCGATTTTCCCCAAGGCCCATCAGCAGCATTATGCGCCCAAAAATGCGATTGCAATCGTTAGCGGAGCCAAAGGTTATACCAATAGTCAACGCCATGCCTTGAGCGAATTGCAGGGCCAATGGCAGCCTGATCCAACTGTCGATCTGAGTGCTCAACTGCCAGCCCAAACCACGATTGCGCCCTTAGCTTGGTTGTTTGAGCAAGCGTTTGTGCGCAAGCCAGCCACCCAAGTGATCGCCGCTGGCCAACGGTTTGTGCCTTCGGGCGGTAATCTGGCCTCGCAAACGGTCTATTTGCTCAACCACAAGCTGAGCAATTTGGCGGCTGGTATCTATCACTTGAACCAACATGATGCTTCGTTGGAAGCGATTCGCCCATTGTTTGGCTGGGATGAAATTTCCAAAGCCTTCTCTAGCGATCCACTGCATCAACAAACCTTGGGTTTGATTGTGCTGACGGCGGCGATTGGACGAGTTGAAGGCAAGTATGGCGCAAAATCGTATCGGATCGCGCTCTACGATTGTGGTGTTGCCGCGCAGGCAATTGAATTTTTGGCAGGTGCGGCAGGCTGGCAAATCGAGCAAATCAGCACTTTCTACGATCAAGAGTTGCGCGATCTGCTCCAGGTCTATAGCCCAAGCGAAACCCCGTTGCTGGTGCTGCGGCTGGTTGCGCCCAATCCTGAGGTGCTGCAATGA